AGGATGGGGGCGAGGCCCAAAGAACTGACCTATTTAGAGGTTTTAGCAAGGATCTGGAGCTGCTTCCTGATCCCTGGCACCCAGGGCCTTGTGGCCTGTGCCTTGTGTTTTGGTTTAGAGAAACAGATTGGGAAGGTAGAAGTGAGGTGGAAGGCAGACCCTCTCTGGGCACTCAGCTTTTTCTGTTCATCTGATGTGGTTCTGGACTTTTCAATAAACAAGGGGTTCAGCTGTGCTAGTTTAAAGTCTTGGATATTTAACTCTTCTAGGTTCTCAGGCTCTTTCCGGAAACTTGTAGGCTCTGCCTCCTCTTTGGTCTTAGGTGCTTCATATACAAAGAGAACCTTGTTTAGCTTGTTTTGGATCCAAGGAtcaactgaggccaagagagttAATGTGTCTTGTAGCTGCATTGAAACAAAGGTCCTATGGCTGATTTACTTCAGGCTAagcctgggtggggaggagggggtgtctCAGTGAGGGGGTGCTCTGGCCACAGGCTACTAGGGCCCCACAGAATGAAGTCAAGGGATAGTGTGTGAGggcttatttcctttcctccctcctgacAAAGAGCAAGTGGTGAGGATGGGTGGGAGAGGCCtggtggaggggtagagaagaggaagaggtgggCAGGAATGCCTTACACTCTTCTTCACAGGCTGGCTCTTTTCTGCATCTAACATGTCCAACAGCAAGTGGAACACATGTGGGCTGCGGATCCCCAGGACACCCTGGCAGACAGAATGACAATGCCTCAGTAGTCAGCCTAGGAAGATGCCCCATTTGTGCTCTTTTCCATTCTCGTCTTCATGATGGCCCTGTGGCCTGGAGAGAGGGGGAGCTCTGGCTTCCCAGCTGAGGTatatccctttctttcccttttggggCCACTGCATTGGGTTCCAGTGTATACTGTTCACCAGGAAGAATCAAGACCATGTCTGTAATACCTAAGCAGCGTCTCTCATACCCATCTCCTGTCCCTTATCCCACCTACCTCCAATCCTGAAGAAAAGGTTATTCCTGAATTTGTGGTAGGGCTGGAATTCTAATATAAACCAGCAAACCTCCCCAAATTTTACAGTCCTTTCTTCCCCTAAGTAATTTTCCTCAATTGCCCACTCCTCCTGCCATCAATATATCTGGTCAGAGAAGCAGGGCTGGCCTTACCAAGGAGATGACTGCTTCCTGGCGCATAGTGGCATTTGAGTTCAAGAGTTGCCTGTGTAGAAAGGAGTGAATGTGTTATCCAATTAAAGGGTAGGGGGAGGAAGGCTGGTTGTTTCTTCTGACAGTCCAGAGTGAGTCAGGCATAAGGCCAGAGAGTGATGCTGATTTCATCAATTTCTCCCTCTTGTTTCTTGGGCCAGGAAAGGGCCTGGGAAGGCAGATACTACAATTTGCCAAGAGGTACCAAATGACAATTAGGGTTGCATCTGTCCAGAACTCTACCTTTTACAGGTCCCTTTCATGTTTTCATCTTAATTTgagcttttatattttgtattttataggaACCCTGAGTAGTAGGCATTACCagcccccttttacagatgaggaaaatccCAGGGGTCAAAGAGTAACTGGGCCAGGGGCATGGTCGAGAGAGAACTGAGAACTGGGATCAGATTCTCAGCTCTCTCTTaccctgtgccccttccccccagGCTGAACCACTCACGCCTCCACCAGGTTCATCATCATAGGCTTCATCTTCAGCTCTTCCACAGTTTCGGCCACAGCCTGCCTCATAGCCTGAAGAAGGATTAAGGTGGGATAGTAGAGAAAAGGAGTGCAGGAGTGTGCCTTAAGTGCTCACAGACCTTTACCTTGTGCTGTGTATGGTCCTGGCCTTGAGGAGCTCATGGTCTGGTAGGGGAAGCACGCGTATGAGTAGACATGTACACTACGGTGGTAAGTGTTACAAATGAGGTTAAGTATAGGGTGAACATAGGATCTCCTCAGTCCCGGTACCAGCAAGATGTCCTAGAGGAAGCAATGCCTCAGCTGCAGCCTGAAAGGTGGATGGGAGTTAACCAGtagagggctgggggtggggggcttggggggcagagaggaaggcatGTACAAATGCTTAGAGGCAAGAGAGAGTACAGAGAggttagaaaatagaaaatagttcaGTGTAGCTAGGTGACCACACCGAGAGTCTTCAGAGTGGGGCGCTCTGAGGAATTACACTGAGGTAACAGGTATAAACCAGGACAGAGTGATCTTAAGCGTAGCTGGTGTGTGGCtgtgagtgggagtggggagagctGAAACTAGAGAGGTGAGCAGGCTGTGGGTGATGAAGGGCAATGTAAGCTGTTCTGAAAAGTTTTATGCAAAGGTGAGACACAATCTgatttacatttcagaaaaatgtctttggaaGTTCTGTGGCTGGCCATAACAAGCTACAATAGAGATAAAAGTAGGGGAACACAAAGGAAGACAGGGTTGATTCTGATGGAGGTGATTTGGGAAAGCTTTCCATAGGAGATGTTTGGCCTTGAAGCAGCAAGAGTATTTtaacaggcaggcaggcagagggaggcgTGAATGCAGTTTTTTATGAGGCAGTTTTTCGCCTTGCAGAGGCGAGGGATGACTTGACATTTTTGCTGAGAGAACTGCCTCCCTTGCAAAGGCAAGGTGGCTTGAAAACATGGGCTGCATTAGGGGAACAAGGAGTGCATTAGGGTGCATGTGATAGTTTTTGGGGCAATCAGGGAGGtcttcagagaagggagaggaggtgggtttGGGTGCCTGGGCTTGGGAGCTTTGGTCTCACAAGAAAAGGTTCGTTGTAAGTCTTCCTCCAGAGCAGGTCAAATGTGAGTCCCTCCAGCCCTTGTGCCTGGATCTGTTCCAGTCCAATGGTCttgagcatctgggtggcttcaAAGCGGTgctgagggcagaggtggggaggtaTGAAGGATAGACTCTTCATCATCCCTCAATCCTGTCCTAGTACTGGAGAAGGAAGGGTACTAGGTAGCCTTAGACCTTACCTCCAGGACACTAGAAGAGCACAGCTGGTCTAGGATGGCCCTGATGACCGTGGCTGATTGTACATGCATCATCTTGACCAGCATCCTAAGTGCCTGTGGGGGCCAGGCAGGGTGAGGTGGGGGTGTACAGGGCCAAGAGGCATCTGGATGGCCAGGTAGGCTTGAGGGCTGAGCCTAAAACTCACGGGGAACAGTTGGGGTCCATTATCTTGCCTCTTTGGCCTCTTGAATGAGAGCATGAgttcatgtgtgcacatgtgcacatttaTAAATGAACGCTCATTCTAATcaaatatatacagacatatgCATGTACGCTTAATGTCTACATGACCCCCTACTTATGCATATACAtattcacagacacacagaggaccTCACAGTGCTCCCTGCTGAAGCTTCTTTGGTTGAGTATGATGGGGTCCAAACTACCAAAGTCAGCACTGGCCTCTGGCtcccacactgtttcccagagagTCCAGCTTCCTGCCCCTCACACCTTCATCTGCTGGGTTTTGGACCCTTGGCTTAGGCATTGCAGCAAGAACTTTTGGGCTATGTGGCTGCCGGGCCTCAGGAAACCCAAGCACAAGGCTGCCTCCATGGCTGCTTCATTTGATGATGTATTTATCAGCATCCGTAGCACAGACACCAACTTCTCTTCATCCCCAACTTGAGTTCTCTGAGGGAGACAAGAAGTGAAATAGGCAGGGGACGATGTCTTCATCTAGGCATTGTTAAGAGGGcatttcatttttacttccaGAGTATTCTTCTTCCTCCCTAAAATGAATCTCATGTCTTCAGATTAATTTACCCACTTCCCCTTATTTTTGCTGTCATCCACATGCTTCTAGGTCATATCCCCTGATTTCTCTATGACTATCGTGGGTGGCTGAATGTAATTCTCTCTAACACTTCTGCTGTCTTAAttcctgacatttaaaaaatatacatgccACAGATCCTGCTCCTGTTCTCCGTTAACCTTGACCTTCATTCTGTGTCAGCCTCTAATTTTCAGAGAGGTTTTTATCATTACCCATTACTATGACTTCTCcatgatctccattttatggatCCCACACTCTGACCATCATCTCTGATCTTTCCAGCTAACTTCCCGATGCCAGGAATTGTTGGACTCCACAAGAGTTAACAATTcaccaaacacatttttattgctCGTCACTTTCTTTGCTCTCTATTCAGCTTAAACTTCATGGTCCTACTGTCTCACTTAACTCCTTTACCTCCTCTTCATAAGTCAGCTCCCCACTTTGTGCCTGTACTTTCTGGAGAAAAGCACACAGTCACGATGACTGATTTGCTTTAAATTTATGAACACAAACCCCATGTAGACCCATAGTGCTACCTAGTAACCATACTGTTTTTCCTTGGGCAagtcttttcccctctcctgatTCACACCCTGTCCTCTGGAACCTCCAACACTTCTTCCTCTGTTCTTACTCTCAGCTGATGACCTTGCTTCTTACTTTACTGAGCAAATAAAAGCAACTAGAAAAGAAGTCCCAGAGACACCTCACCACCATTTCTATCCAATCTTCACCTGCACCCATatgtttttcccttcctcttattACTGGGCACTGACCATCTATCTAAAGTCAATCTCTCTACTTGGGTGTTAGATCTCATCTCTTCTCACAAAATTGAGAACATTTGTGCAcaactctttcttctcccttcaaaATTACCATTTTTCTGACTTCTGGATCATTATCCTTCAGAATAGAAACatgctgttatttttcttttttctaaaatccaCCCCTGGTGCCAACTACAGCCCTTTCCAACAACACTTGGAAAATTGTCTTTCTTGCCATCTCTAATTTCTTTCCTCCCATTCACTCTTAAACTCATTCTGTTAGATCTACACCCCTACTGCCCCACCAAATTGTTCTTGTTAAGATAATCAGGGATTCCTACATTGTTAATCTGTGTATTGATTGATTCTCAGTCCTTATATAATTTGATACAGTCGATTTGTTTCCTGGATACATGTGTTTCACTTGATTTTCAGAAAATCACACTCTTGGGTTGTCTTCCTGCCTATTGGCCACTTCTCATTATCCACtggttcttcctcttctccctgagCTCTTAATGTTGGGATACCCCTAGACTTGATTTTTGGTTCTTACTGATTTCATCTAATTGAATGACATTAAATGCTGTCCATATGTCAACAACTTATAAATTCCTTTCTGTAGTTCAGATTTCTAAACTCCACATTGTACGTACAATTGTTTACCTGCTGTCTCCCTCGGAGGTCCAACAGACATCTCAAACAACTTGTCCAAAACAGGATTTCTGATACTGCCTTCAAACCTGTTCACCTGCAGCTTTCTCCATCTGAGTTGATAACAACTCCCATCCTTCAGCCACTAGGCCCCAAACCTTGGCTTCGTCTTTGTTTCCTCACTGTCTTTTATAGCTCACATTTGACCAGTCAGGTTTTTATTAACCCCACTGTAGCCACCGTGGTCCATGCCACCATTATATCTCACCAGGATTGCTTTAGTAGCCCCTAATTGGTCTTTCTGCTTCCCCCTGACAGCCCACTCCCACCTCCCATCAGTTTCTCAGAACAGTCATAGTGAACTTTTTGAAATGTAGGTTAGATCACGTCACTGCGTAACAGCCTGAATACTAAAGTTACCCAGAAAGTAATGACCCAGTATGTTCTAGTCTAGTAGATCTAATAGATCTAGATCTAGTATAATTGAGTCTCCTATTTACTGCTTTGATGTATCTTCATTTCCTACTGCTTTCTTTATTCCCATTCCGCTttagccacactggcctccttgctgtccCTTGACCATCCAAACATGCTCCtgccttagggcctttgc
The genomic region above belongs to Suricata suricatta isolate VVHF042 chromosome 17, meerkat_22Aug2017_6uvM2_HiC, whole genome shotgun sequence and contains:
- the HEATR9 gene encoding protein HEATR9, which codes for MAYENPADILDIARSMSKYPWLEYPERTKELRKAVAPVQLPLSCYQTPKEEFPPSPESWRQHPSKPHSVPYCYFKKPEVYTHWHTLYDKRQEREAQKMLRKMRDHFRQLKEGTLIQKSHLPMSKLTTKPQMESKPSDTTKDPLKWQRLKELTKSLESPRESEQFYAAKALGCLGISEQFVLEALWQVARTGPEKVKSEACRSLVLLGCLNKHVIQVLITQLKAKNEEQKMDALTQLRMALNSQAALPRDKRTQVGDEEKLVSVLRMLINTSSNEAAMEAALCLGFLRPGSHIAQKFLLQCLSQGSKTQQMKALRMLVKMMHVQSATVIRAILDQLCSSSVLEHRFEATQMLKTIGLEQIQAQGLEGLTFDLLWRKTYNEPFLAMRQAVAETVEELKMKPMMMNLVEAQLLNSNATMRQEAVISLGVLGIRSPHVFHLLLDMLDAEKSQPVKKSLQDTLTLLASVDPWIQNKLNKVLFVYEAPKTKEEAEPTSFRKEPENLEELNIQDFKLAQLNPLFIEKSRTTSDEQKKLSAQRGSAFHLTSTFPICFSKPKHKAQATRPWVPGIRKQLQILAKTSK